The following nucleotide sequence is from Penaeus vannamei isolate JL-2024 chromosome 10, ASM4276789v1, whole genome shotgun sequence.
TACCATAATAGCTATTTGGTGGAAATATACATGGTaccttgaaaaaataataactaggTTAAATTTTATATTAACATGATTCAGTGACTAGACTTAGCATCATGGGAATAACAGAGTTTAACACAACAACCTCAATAATCACATCTTTGCTGGCACTTTTGCAAGGTAACAAACAAAACATTTAGAACTTTCACTATTCAACTCTACAAAATTTGAATACTTGTGATCCTGTGCCACTGATTCAATTGaactttttcttttatacatttctGTAAAAAAAACTTATATATCAACAATCAGACATTAAGTTTGTCAAATCAAAATAGTCTCATATAATTTTCATATGGTAATGCACTCATTTGTATCTAATATATCCATGATAACACTCAAAATATATCAGAAGTTAACATTCAAATTTTGAGAACATTGAAATTCCAAAGAAAAACAGGACTGATTTTTATATCTTTGGAAAgtttaatggaaaaaaaaggtggaTCAACATTTAAATGAAGTTAAAGTAATGGCAAAATATTGTTTTACTTACAAAGTTTAAAGTACTGCTCTTCAGACTGAGAttaaattcatattcatacaaGACTGTGAAACcaattttcttctgcttcccACAGGGCAATAAAACCAAAGTTGTATACTCTTAACTGATTTCATATATTTCAATCTTATAAAAACAACAAGTCAGCAATGCAAGACAATTCAGCTTTAGAGTGTTGCTATAAATGTGACTTAAAATGTAGAAAGATTATAAAGTTTTGCATGAGCATCAAGTTTCCACATATATTCAGCACTTGAGCCTCATTAAGTAAAAAGATTAAAGAATAGTAAACCTCCTATAACCAAGGCTTTGGGCAAATGAGATAAGATCTGATCACCTTTCAAATGGACAACAATGACTACATGATTAAGAGGTATTACAATATACGAATACCTAAAGCATTTTCTTTCTATCCACGAGGTGATACCAAATCAATGGGGCATTTCATAATCCAAAtcaaatctaaaataaaaaaatcctaatCATAGCTTCCTTTCATTCTACAGGGATATCATTCCTGAATATGCTACTACTTTTTTAACATCCTTCAAAAGCCCGTCTTTTACTGAAAAACTGACTTCATATAAATGACTTGTTCACAATGCATATCACTTTCAAATCACAAGGGAACAACAGTGCACATAACCAAGTACATATTGCAGTTGTGAACTAAGGCTTTTGTTGCTTGTCTTTCCATTATATAGAGTCTTTGATAAACAACTGATTCTTCTATATATTCAGTTTGTGGCTTGCAATGGCCATTATATCaggctttcttgtttgttttttatacaaATGTCTACCTCAGCATGAGGCAAATACAGTTGAAAACACTGgataatttctttttaaatactATACAGAGTTCACACTCACAGTAaacttttgtttttctatttaccAGTCCTTATCAAGTTTCTAGTGATGTTTATACTTAACTGATATTCAGGATTTGACAAGGGTTTTCTGAAGAACATGGGCATCTGCAGGCTCAATTCTCTTGTAATAATGCTGCTTTGTTTCCACCACGCCAAAGCCAAACTTCTTGTAGAAATCTAACGCTCCATCATTATTCACTTGAACATGCctgtaaaaaacaataaattaaatTCTCTGAACTATgtatttcatttatgtatacaaaaaaattaagaatctataaatctaatctaatttatctatctctctaatcattcactcactaacAATACATGTATCAcaactgatatataaatattttatttggaTGTCTGATGCACTTCAAACAATGACTGCattagaaaagggagggagagggagagggagggagagggagggagagggagagagggggagagggagggagagggagggagagggagagagggagagagggagagagggagagagagagaggagagagagagagagagagagagagagagagagggagagggagagtgagagagcgagagagagagaggggagagagagagaaagagagagagagagtgagtgagtgagtgagtgagtgagtgagtgagtgagtgagtgagtgagtgagtgagtgagtgagtgagtgagtgagtgagagtgagagtgagagtgagagtgagagtgagagtgagagtgagagtgagagtgagagtgagagtgagagtgagagtgtgtgtgtgtgtgtgtgtgtgtgtgtgtgtgtgtgtgtgtgtgtgtgtgtgtgtgtgtgtgtgtgtgtgtgtgtgtgtgtgtgtgtgtgtgtgtgtgtgtgtgtgtgtgtgtgtgtgtgtgtgtgtgtgtgtgtgtgtgtgtgtgtgtgtgtgtgtgtgtgtgtgtaagacatagaatgagaaagagaaaaagatctgTGATAGATATTCTGTGCCAGATAGATATATTTCCTAAATATTCAAATGAGATCTTAGGTAACCTATTTGGGATCAGAATGAAAGAAACATATTTCATAATTTGCCAACTAATGACTAGTACTTTTAAACAATATCTGGACTTCCTATCCAGCACCTTAATCCTGCATCTTGTTGGTGACAGATAGTTCTACCTCACATATATAAAATTGTTCCTAAGCATGCCAAAACAGACTTGCCACGAGGCGAGTCCTCATGTCACTAAGAAAAGAACTTGTAAATAGTGCCATCAACATCCACTGAATATTCTACAGCATTTGTATGCATTTTGAGAAAAACACTAGCAATATCAATAAAACGATAGTGTTATTGAGAAGCTCAGGTGATGCCGATACCAAAGTATCACTCAATATATATCACGATACTGCCTCCCACTACtcactcaatctctatctctctatatataaataacaggAGCAATATACATCTAATAAGGTAAATATTAAAAACTTACAGGAATATGGAGTGAAAATTGCCTTCTTTTTCAACATAATTTAAAACATGTTCCAGCATCTTTGTACCAATGCCCAGGCGGCGGTAGGGGGCAAGGCAGCCGAGGGTCATGATGTAGAGTCGTCGTTGACCGTCCAGTATGTCCACGCGGCAGCACACACCACCAACCACCATATCATTGTAGTATGCTAGAATGTTTGCATAAATTTAAAGAATCATATTTTTTATCCTAAGGTTACTATAAGCGGCGCACACGTGCTTATCTTAGGCATATCTTATATCCTATGAAGGACATTATTGACTTACAGTATATACTCTAATATTACTAGATTTGTGTACCAGTTTAATGTATACAATAAGTGACATGGTTTCAGGGAAAGACAAAAACAGTGAATGATTATTTCTCTCTACTTTGGTtgagaacaaaaaatatatctatttacaaaaTTCAGTGAGCTTCCTGAAACCTATGGAACTATTTGAATCATGGAGCTGGGCACTGGGAGATATTAAAAATACAAGacatctctgtctccttctgtttGCAAGTGCTGCCTCCAGCAGTGTGCACACCTCCATTATCAAAATGGTGTATCCTCTTGCATATGAACCGCTGGAGGAGCAACAGCagcagggaaaggaaaaggaagtgggctAA
It contains:
- the san gene encoding N-alpha-acetyltransferase 50 isoform X1; its protein translation is MRKPQRQGKLHPPQDDLLSSCCRGRIELGDVTPHNIKQLKLLNQVVFPVSYNDKFYKDVLEAGELAKLAYYNDMVVGGVCCRVDILDGQRRLYIMTLGCLAPYRRLGIGTKMLEHVLNYVEKEGNFHSIFLHVQVNNDGALDFYKKFGFGVVETKQHYYKRIEPADAHVLQKTLVKS
- the san gene encoding probable N-acetyltransferase san isoform X2, with amino-acid sequence MRKGRIELGDVTPHNIKQLKLLNQVVFPVSYNDKFYKDVLEAGELAKLAYYNDMVVGGVCCRVDILDGQRRLYIMTLGCLAPYRRLGIGTKMLEHVLNYVEKEGNFHSIFLHVQVNNDGALDFYKKFGFGVVETKQHYYKRIEPADAHVLQKTLVKS